The window TGTGAATTGTTTGAATACTTACTACAACACAATATCACCCCAATAGTCAAAACAAAAGAGTTTAAATGGAATTACAAAGTCAGTAAAAGTTAGAAAAAACCATTAAAAAATCTGTTTAACAAATAGTGCATAATATATTAACACTAATTAAAGTATTAATATTAAAACATATAATACCGAATAAATCTACCAATTCAATTATTCGACAACCTCACAACAATCAAAAAGTTTATTAGTATGTTACATGTAAGGTTGAAGTACTATAAGTTTTTATATGCATTTGAATTAACAGATATCATTGTTATTTTCTTTGCTATTGTTAGTAGCAATTTATTTTAATAGTTAAATTTTTTAAACAATAATTTAACGACATAATCCACTAAATAAATAATTAAAAATTCTTATAATGGTGATGATATGGAAATTGAAGAGTTAAAAAAAATAGCAAAGAGTGTTAGATATAATATTGTAAAAATGGTTGGTTTGGCAAAATCTGGACATCCTGGAGGTTCATTATCTGCAACAGATATTATTGTAGCATTATACTTTAAAATTATGAAACACGACCCAAAAAATCCACAAATGAAGGATAGGGATAGATTTGTTTTGAGTAAGGGGCATTCATGTCCTGCATTGTATGCGGTTTTGGCTGAATGTGGTTATTTTGATAAAGAAAAACTCTGGAAGTTGAGGAGATTAGATGGATTATTACAAGGACATCCATCCATAGATATTCCTGGAATAGAGGTGAGTACTGGTTCATTGGGGCAGGGATTCTCTGCAAGTGTTGGGATGGCATTAGGTTGTAGGTTGGATAAATTGAATAATTATGTTTATGTTTTATTGGGAGATGGGGAATGTCAAGAAGGCCAAGTTTGGGAGGCAGCAATGGCAGCAGCACATTATAAGTTAGATAACCTTATTGGATTTGTAGATAGAAACAGACTCCAAATTGATGGCAATAC of the Methanotorris formicicus Mc-S-70 genome contains:
- a CDS encoding transketolase, with product MEIEELKKIAKSVRYNIVKMVGLAKSGHPGGSLSATDIIVALYFKIMKHDPKNPQMKDRDRFVLSKGHSCPALYAVLAECGYFDKEKLWKLRRLDGLLQGHPSIDIPGIEVSTGSLGQGFSASVGMALGCRLDKLNNYVYVLLGDGECQEGQVWEAAMAAAHYKLDNLIGFVDRNRLQIDGNTEEVMALGDLKEKFKAFGWDVFEIDGHNFEEIINTVEEAKKMKNGKPKMIIANTIKGKGVSFMENNVGFHGKAPNEEQLEIALKELE